From the Megalops cyprinoides isolate fMegCyp1 chromosome 21, fMegCyp1.pri, whole genome shotgun sequence genome, one window contains:
- the sema4ab gene encoding semaphorin-4A → MALWVVWVLLAFLYSCQALLIPRVSFAIGSPGRLFTHFNNPGIGNTTTLLLSDDEAMLFVGARDAVISLDVSRPGVMEIRSKLDWSPLSKDLDGCAMKGKKKADCPNFIRVLQFLNSTHMYACGTFAFSPRCIYIDSQTFAPVTGPSGKPDEGRGRCPYDPYQRNTALIVDGELYTGTVADYRGNRPVISRHLSEGSHIDLKLDDTLGWLEEPTFISSTFIPSEEKVYFFFSEVGREYDFIDKFTVSRIAQVCTSDVGGQRTLQRRWTTFAKAQLLCQSENELPYNVLQDIVTLLPPEGVSSDETLFYGIFSSQWSVNSGRSAVCAFRLGDVKAVFSGNYKVLNRDTLRWSTRVQEKVANPGECGLHNASDNTLRFVKENFLADESVHPVSRGLALVSPDQLYSKVAAQRTRGANGKNYTVLFLLTESGFLHKVVLLDKGPHIIEELQVFQQPQSVKNLLLSVKKGVAFVGSSEGVLQVPVSNCSFYWSCAECVLARDPFCAWDPARKVCADVSSIQGDAVQDVEGGNVIDTCKPSTINPKAKLGQPTVVCSPGEQLYVSLNEVVKLQCPEASKLASLHWERPNSRLSQDLYLQPGNGSLQFLATPVTLGHYMCVSVENGFKQTLAIYSVKQRNSGTTTQAVSSTRVPNRPTADTGRGAGSKTKMMAPTTVSKGMGAITPRVTRNLTSVNQPRLTEARQSMDNSSYFEELVVVSVLLALTLCVLMLGAVFTLRQRCRGRTAPQVCPKNDSETGSLQEQDPLTGTAKQNGVVHNGLVQNGLAHGRSPSVKNSSPRASNGYLPNTPM, encoded by the exons GTAGTCCAGGTAGACTGTTCACCCACTTCAACAATCCTGGCATTGGGAACACCACCACGCTATTGCTAAGCGACGATGAGGCAATGCTCTTTGTGGGTGCACGAGATGCTGTGATCTCATTGGACGTCAGCCGTCCAGGTGTCATGGAGATAAGGAGTAAG CTGGACTGGTCCCCATTGTCCAAAGACCTGGATGGTTGTGCCATGAAGGGCAAGAAAAAG GCGGACTGCCCCAACTTCATTCGGGTGCTGCAGTTCCTGAACTCCACTCACATGTACGCCTGTGGGACCTTCGCCTTCAGTCCCCGCTGCATCTACATT GACTCCCAAACGTTCGCCCCTGTGACTGGCCCCAGCGGCAAGCCGGACGAAGGTCGAGGCCGCTGCCCGTACGACCCTTACCAGAGGAACACGGCCCTCATTGTTG ACGGGGAGCTGTACACGGGCACAGTGGCAGACTACAGGGGGAACCGGCCTGTCATCTCACGTCACCTGAGCGAGGGGAGCCACATCGACCTGAAGCTGGACGACACGCTGGGCTGGCTGGAAG AACCCACCTTCATCAGTTCGACCTTCATCCCCAGCGAGGAGAAGGTCTACTTCTTCTTCAGTGAGGTGGGGAGAGAGTATGACTTTATCGACAAGTTCACTGTATCTCGCATCGCCCAGGTCTGCACG AGTGACGTAGGGGGCCAGCGTACACTGCAGAGACGGTGGACCACCTTTGCCAAAgcacagctcctctgccagtCGGAGAACGAGCTGCCCTACAATGTACTCCAGGACATCGTCACCCTCCTTCCACCAGAGGGCGTCTCCTCAGACGAAACCCTGTTCTATGGCATCTTCAGCTCCCAGTG GTCCGTAAACTCTGGGCGCTCAGCGGTGTGTGCGTTCCGACTTGGGGACGTCAAAGCGGTTTTCTCAGGGAACTACAAGGTGCTGAACCGCGACACACTGAGATGGAGCACCCGAGTTCAAGAAAAGGTCGCAAATCCTGGAGAG TGTGGGCTGCACAATGCCTCTGACAATACCCTGAGGTTCGTGAAAGAGAACTTCCTGGCAGATGAGAGCGTTCATCCTGTAAGCCGGGGCCTGGCCCTGGTTTCTCCTGACCAGCTGTACAGCAAGGTTGCAGCCCAGAGGACCCGTGGAGCCAACGGCAAGAACTACACTGTACTCTTCCTGCTCACAG AATCTGGCTTCCTTCACAAAGTGGTGCTGCTGGATAAGGGACCCCACATCATTGAGGAGCTCCAGGTCTTCCAGCAGCCGCAGTCTGTGAAGaatctgctcctctctgtcaagAAG GGCGTGGCTTTCGTGGGCTCCTCTGAGGGTGTGCTCCAGGTGCCAGTATCTAACTGCTCCTTCTACTGGAGCTGCGCCGAATGCGTGCTGGCCCGGGACCCCTTCTGTGCCTGGGACCCTGCTCGTAAGGTCTGCGCTGATGTGTCCAGCATACAGGGCGACGC CGTGCAAGATGTGGAGGGGGGCAATGTGATAGACACATGTAAACCCTCTACCATAAACCCTAAAGCGAAACTGGGTCAACCCACAG TCGTCTGTTCCCCGGGTGAGCAGCTGTACGTCTCCCTGAATGAAGTGGTGAAGCTCCAGTGTCCCGAAGCCTCCAAACTGGCGTCACTGCACTGGGAGCGGCCCAACAGCCGGCTCTCCCAGGACCTCTACCTGCAGCCGGGCAACGGCAGCCTGCAGTTCCTGGCCACGCCCGTCACGCTGGGCCACTACATGTGCGTCTCGGTGGAGAACGGCTTCAAGCAGACCCTGGCCATCTACTCCGTGAAACAGAGGAACAGCGGCACCACCACCCAAGCCGTCAGCTCCACCCGCGTGCCTAACCGGCCTACAGCAGAcacagggaggggggcggggtccAAGACAAAAATGATGGCGCCCACCACAGTTTCGAAAGGAATGGGCGCCATCACTCCGAGAGTGACCAGGAACTTGACCTCAGTCAACCAGCCAAGGTTAACCGAGGCTAGGCAGTCCATGGACAATAGTAGCTACTTTGAGGAGCTGGTGGTAGTGTCCGTCTTGCTGGCACTGACGCTGTGCGTGCTGATGCTGGGGGCAGTCTTTACGCTGCGGCAGAGGTGCAGGGGTAGAACCGCGCCTCAGGTCTGTCCCAAGAATGACTCCGAGACGGGcagcctccaggagcaggaccCCCTCACTGGCACTGCCAAACAGAACGGGGTGGTGCACAACGGACTGGTGCAAAACGGGCTGGCGCACGGCAGAAGCCCTTCGGTGAAGAACAGTTCGCCAAGGGCGTCCAACGGGTACTTGCCCAACACCCCTATGTAA